The stretch of DNA TAGGCTTATTTAACCGCAAGCCCGCCAGAGCCGATGGTACTGTCCGTTAGCTAACGGTACCTGTCCGCTCACCAGCGGTACCTGTCCGCTCACCAGCGGATGGGAGAGTAGGTCGGTGCCCAATCTTAATCCGTTTAACAACGGACTAATCAGAAACCCTTCATCTAATCGATGAGGGGTTTTCTGCGTTTATAGGGCTTTTTGTCGATAGTTCATGGCAGCTCATCTGCACATCTGTAATCTATCATTTGCACATCTTAACAGGGTCACCCTGAGCCCGTCGAAGGGCGTGCGTAAAGGCCCTCCCCGCTGTGCTTCGACAAGCTCACCATGACAGCGCGAATGTTAGACTTAGGTAAATTTCAATAACAGGTGCTTATATTGGTTATACTTATTTCCATCTTTAAAAAAATAACGTACAACAATATGAGGGAGCAATTATTTGTAAGCATGGCACTGCAAGGCTGGAACACCCAGATAGCCCGCGCCGAAAAGTTTTTTAATGCCCTAAGCGATGAAGACTTTAATAAGCCTATTGCACCGGGTAAAAACAGAATAGTTTATTTATACGGGCACCTAACCGCTTATCACGATATGCTTAAAGAAACCCTAGGACTGGGCGAGCGTACCTACCCGCATTTATTTGATACATTTTTAAAAAATGCCGATAACGCAGATGCCGAAATGCCATCGATAAGTGAATTAATAGCTTACTGGGCCGATGTACACCAACAGCTAAACGCGTTATTTACAAACCTACCCCCTGCCGATTGGTTTAAAAAACACAACGCCATGACGGAGGAAGACTTTGCGAAAGACCCATCGCGCAACAGGTTGAGCGTACTGCTTAGTCGTACCAACCATGTGGCCTACCATTACGGACAATTGATATTGGCCTAAAGAGATCGCAGATCAATTATTT from Inquilinus sp. KBS0705 encodes:
- a CDS encoding DinB family protein; this encodes MREQLFVSMALQGWNTQIARAEKFFNALSDEDFNKPIAPGKNRIVYLYGHLTAYHDMLKETLGLGERTYPHLFDTFLKNADNADAEMPSISELIAYWADVHQQLNALFTNLPPADWFKKHNAMTEEDFAKDPSRNRLSVLLSRTNHVAYHYGQLILA